A window of the Diorhabda carinulata isolate Delta chromosome 1, icDioCari1.1, whole genome shotgun sequence genome harbors these coding sequences:
- the LOC130902306 gene encoding ubiquinone biosynthesis O-methyltransferase, mitochondrial, which translates to MLKHIMKYAIPPRLYSTTVDKQEMEHFKKYVNMWWNEFGAMKPLHAMNKIRVPWIRESLLISKEIKNPALPLAGCTILDVGCGGGILSEPLAKIGAEVTGLDANVDLINSAKSHAQLFNTKVNYIVSTIEQHAEEACEKYDAVVASEVIEHITNKSSFIEACLKCLKPNGKIFITTPSKTWQSNVFGIIVAEDILGVMPQGTHQYEKFISPTALQRLLEDNNCRTEMIHGLLYNPVGNCWHWCSDTTFLFALNAVKLSKN; encoded by the exons ATGCTGAAACATATTATGAAATATGCTATTCCTCCACG cTTATATTCTACAACAGTTGATAAACAAGAAATggaacatttcaaaaaatacgtTAACATGTGGTGGAATGAATTCGGTGCTATGAAACCTCTGCATGCTATGAACAAAATCAGAGTACCATGGATTAGAGAATCTCTCCTGATTAGCAAAGAAATTAAGAATCCTGCATTACCTCTAGCAGGATGCACTATTTTGGATGTTGGTTGTGGAG GTGGAATTTTATCTGAACCATTAGCGAAAATCGGTGCAGAGGTAACCGGATTAGACGCCAATGTAGACCTCATCAATTCGGCTAAATCTCACGCTCAGCTCTTTAATACAAAAGTAAATTACATTGTATCAACTATTGAGCAACATGCTGAAGAAGCTTGCGAAAAATATGACGCAGTCGTGGCTTCAGAAGTCATTGAACACATTACAAATAAATCTTCATTTATTGAAGCatgtttgaaatgtttaaaaCCAAAcggaaaaattttcataacaacCCCTAGTAAAACATGGCAATCGAATGTATTTGGGATAATTGTAGCTGAAGACATTTTAGGAGTAATGCCACAAGGTACCCATCagtatgaaaaatttatatctcCTACCGCCTTGCAGAGATTATTGGAAGATA ataattGTAGAACTGAAATGATTCATGGTTTATTGTACAATCCTGTGGGAAACTGTTGGCACTGGTGTTCAGATACGACATTTTTATTTGCCCTAAATGCTGTTAAATTATCAAAGAATTAA
- the LOC130902298 gene encoding uncharacterized protein C15orf61 homolog gives MMIKIPTRNIFYNFQNGLKPTSSEVLTKYIKQSDEPPWTSYFIKYSSVIDDQWGKSHFNWRVGKSNYHILRTGCFPYIKYHCTKRAYQNLNVEDIFFRVIKVINLGLPCLAYGVAATILIKHSEIVKTSRGDVEIYFLYAEDKGSLY, from the exons atgatgataaaaattcccactagaaatattttttataattttcaaaatggaCTCAAACCTACGTCTTCCGAGGTACTTACTAAGTACATTAAACAATCTGATGAACCACCTTGGACTTCGTATTTTATAAAA TATTCGAGTGTAATTGATGATCAGTGGGGAAAATCACACTTTAATTGGAGAGTGGGAAAATCGAATTACCACATATTACGAACTGGATGTTTCCCATACATAAAATATCATTGTACAAAAAGAGCTTATCAGAATTTGAATGtagaagatatatttttcagAGTAATAAAAGTCATTAATTTGG GACTGCCTTGTCTTGCATATGGAGTTGCAGCAACTATACTAATAAAACATTCAGAAATCGTTAAAACCAGTAGAGGAGACGTAGAAATTTATTTCCTATACGCTGAAGATAAAGGATCActttattaa